Within Kutzneria chonburiensis, the genomic segment GGGTACTGCTTGAACAGCGCGGCCGCCTCGTCGTCCTTGAACCGCTCGATGTTCTGGAACGACGGCGTGGACTGGCCGATCGGGTAGTACAGGTTGGGGTTCATGGTGTCGTTGTAGAACGAGAAGGCCCGCGGCGTCGGGCTCACCGGGTAGCCCATGGTGGAGTCGAAGTCGCCCTTGGCCGTGCGCGGGTTGATGTCGTCCACGGTGGTCGTGTCGATGTTCAGCTTGATGCCGATGTCCTTGAGCTGCGACACCAGCACCTGCACGCGTGCGGCGATCTCGGTGTAGGAGGCCGGGAAGCTACAGCTGAACTCGACCCGCTTGCCGTCCTTGGTGTAGTAGCCGTCGCTGCCCTTGGTGTAGCCGGCGGCCTCCAGGGTCTGCATGGCCTTGTTCTTGTCCTCGACGAAGCCGACCCCGTTGTACGCCTTGGCCACCGAGGACTGGTAGGTCGGCAGCGGCAGGCCGGTGACGCTGGTCGCCGGCTGCTCGCCGCTGGCCGCGGCCACCTGCTTGCGGTTGACGCCGAGGCTGATCGCCTTGCGCACCGCGATGTCCGACAGCGGCCAGCGCTCCAGGTTGGGGATGAGGCCGTCGGTGCCGGCCCGCGGCGCCCAGAAGTGGTAGTTCTTGTTCTTGGACGTGAAGGTCTTGTCCGCGTTGGCGATGTAGGCGCCGGCCCAGTCGGCCTGGCCCTGCACCATCGCGTTGGTGATGGTGGAGTTGTCCTTGTACGGCACGAAGCGGATGGCCGCGATCGCCGCCTTGGTCTGCCAGTAGTCGTCGTTGCGGGTCAGCAGCAGGCTCTGCGGCGAGAACTGGCCGACCTTGAACGCGCCGGTGCCGACCGGGTTCGGGTCCTGGTAGGTGGTCGGGTCCTTGACCGACTCCCACAGGTGCTTGGCCACCACCGGGGCCGACACGATGCTCGGGAACAGCTGCTCGGACGGGTCCTTGAAGGCGAACACGACCTTGTTCGGGGCCGGCGTGCTGACCTCGGCCTCGGGCACGCCCTGCAGGTTCAGTGCCGGGTACTTCTTCAGCAGCTGGTAGGAGAACACCACGTCGTCGGCCGAGAACGGCTTGCCGTCGTGCCATTTCACGTTGTCCTGCAACGTGACCGTGAAGGTCTTGTTGTCGTCCGACCACTCCCAGGACTTGGCCAGCCACGGGATGTCCTTGCCGATGTCGGCGGTG encodes:
- a CDS encoding ABC transporter substrate-binding protein — encoded protein: MTNEVHITRRTLLAGMLATAGGLAVAACSPGGGSGSSANGLTVTVAGQSDNLTQVFNPFLENTALGVTYNGSFIYEPLVQINTADIGKDIPWLAKSWEWSDDNKTFTVTLQDNVKWHDGKPFSADDVVFSYQLLKKYPALNLQGVPEAEVSTPAPNKVVFAFKDPSEQLFPSIVSAPVVAKHLWESVKDPTTYQDPNPVGTGAFKVGQFSPQSLLLTRNDDYWQTKAAIAAIRFVPYKDNSTITNAMVQGQADWAGAYIANADKTFTSKNKNYHFWAPRAGTDGLIPNLERWPLSDIAVRKAISLGVNRKQVAAASGEQPATSVTGLPLPTYQSSVAKAYNGVGFVEDKNKAMQTLEAAGYTKGSDGYYTKDGKRVEFSCSFPASYTEIAARVQVLVSQLKDIGIKLNIDTTTVDDINPRTAKGDFDSTMGYPVSPTPRAFSFYNDTMNPNLYYPIGQSTPSFQNIERFKDDEAAALFKQYPLATTDAARQDILDKIEKVFVEKLPWIPMFYWGSYSSWSTAKVTGFPDPDSPYFTAVPNVVVALRLKPA